In Syngnathoides biaculeatus isolate LvHL_M chromosome 19, ASM1980259v1, whole genome shotgun sequence, the genomic window AGCGGAACATTAGTCCCGGCTCCAATTGGTTCTCAATGCCCAAGCCTATCGGTGATGATCGAATACTGCCGTGAATGCCGGCGGTTGGGAGGCGTGAGACTTGAGTCCAGCTGGAGGGAGAAAGTTTTTGCGGTGTCAAACGCGGCCACAGCATCGGTATGTCGGTGAGCTGGATCTAGTATTCGCTTCTGGGACAACAGTGGTCACATACGTACCAGACACTGTCTGGTGATTGGACCAGTAAGCGGCGGCCAATTCTAGAAGTAAAGACGTTTGTCCCTaacaaaggtgttttttttttttttgttttttttttcggttccaAACCGACGCTATTTTCTGCCCGTTGTTTTGGTCTCTCTTAAATTGAGGTTGCATTGTTGGTGGATACTATTGCTACACTAGTGCGCGTGAAAACTCATCAGGTTCACACTTGGTGTGTCTGAAGGTCGGAGGTGGTGGCGACCATTCAGACAGTCGGAGGTGAGTGGAGTTGCTGAGAGAAATCCAGGGCTACAGGTTTGTAGTTGACTTGGGATGAATGAacacgaaaaaaaatccatttgtttttgcttcgctttggaacaaaaaaatgaggtttagtggggggggggatttcctCTGCTTCTAAACCCCCTGGCTCCGTTACTGTTACACAAAAGTGGAGAACCATGCTTGCGTTCCAGACTACGAGATGCAGGTGAGCCTATCGGAGGCTTTGTGTCGTCTGACTCCCAGGAAGGAAAGAGTCCAGAGAGCCAATCAGTGGTTCTGCTGCGACCTCGGCAATGCCTTCTGCGATATCAAGGACGCGGACTTTGAGGTGGTCAGTATTCAACCGCTTATTATGTTCTGTCTTTCCGTTCTGTCGCTGACCTGTCTGACTGCCAGGATTGTCGGCATTTCCTGAACTTCCTGAATGATTGTCACGGCGACCAGAGAAAGTGAGTGACTGatcgacgtgtgtgtgtgtgtgtgtgtgtgtgtgtgtgtgtgtgagatggtACGagagtttttttggtttttgcttGGTGGTCGCTTGACTCTGGTTATTCTTTGTGTCAGGGTTTGGAGTGTACCATGCGTCAGAGCCTTCTTGGAGACCACAGAGGTAAAAAAGCAGACCTGGATCAGACAGTTTGGTCTCCTGCGTTTTCACTTCTCTTCCTCCTTTAGCTCTTTCGCCCCAAAGATGAAAAACTAGATGAGTTCTGGGTAGACTTCAACTTTGGATCGCAATGCGTCAGCTTCTTCATTGACCTTCCTCAGGTCTTTGTGTGCGTGGAATCTGTTTggcgccgtgtgtgtgtgtgtgttctgagtgtgtgtgtgtgtgtgtgtccggcCTGTTTTTCAGGGGTTCCTGTGGGGTTCTGTGCACCTGCTCAAGGAAGAAGTGGACCGGTACCAGCTCGAGGTCCAACAGGATGGTGTGTTTCAAGGCTCACAATGTTCCGTGCCACAAAGTGAGGTTCCCCTATAGGTTTGGTCCTGGCCATCTCTCCTCAAAGTGTTTGCTTTCCCAGAAAGAAGTGGGGCTCAGGCGGTCCTCAGTGTCCAGCTGAAGATTCCCATCGTGCACCTGAGTAGCAAAGGCCACAGAGTAAAGCTGCTCTTCCGTCCGGAGCTTCTCGGAGAGCTGGAGGCGGCAGCTGCAAGGGTCTTTACGggagaggtgggatacaccggTCCCACTTGACTTGACTCGATAGTCTTAAAAGTTTGCGAAAAGCCACCAAGGCCACCTCATGAACCAAGTGTCATAGTGGCAGATCCCAAGATGGATTCATAGATGTTTTTGAACAAACAGAAATAGCTTCCAACTCTGACATTTAACTTCATATGTCATGAGAAGCTCCACAAATACGGCTAAACTACATTCATGTAACAGCTTAGCTCACCAATAGCTGACCATTTTACTGAAGACCCCATTTGGTTGCTCCTGGCAAAATAGGCTCAGACCCTATCCGGGAAATGGCCGGCGATAGCCAATCGGGCCAATAGCGGGGCTGAAATCCTGCACTGTGATGTAGACGGTGTAGTACCTACGACCAGACTCGTTTGGTGCATTGCTTGCTCATCTTGGCTCATTTGTTTGCGTCAACAGGGCGATAACAAAGGTGCAGGTGATGAGGTGCAAGCCTCCCCCTCTACGACAAGACCACTTGGTACAGTCTACAGGAAGAAGCCACACAGTCAACTGAAAGGTTAGTTGCTTTAAAGATAAACCTAGTCTGTGATCACATGGTCTTGACGTCAACGTTTTACCGCGCAGTTCTTCCGCTGTCATCCCCGAGCAGCGACGACGCCAACGCTTCGGTTACCACGGTAATATTGTCATTGCGAGTACTGCCGCTGGTCCTTTAGGGCCCACCAGTACATCTACCACTTTGGATAGTTGATAGTCGCTCCTGACATTTACCGGTTACACTAAAAACACTGCTTTGAACGGAAAAGATTTAACCCCCTCCCCTGGCTCGAAGTTCCGTGCAATATTGTCTTTGATGCCTTTCAGACTTCCAGAAGCAGAGCAGAGATTCTCTTCGATCAAGTCGTACACTCGACGCCGGTGAATGCATCTGGTGAGACGTCTTGTAAAAAGTCACCGCAAGATGGACGAGGACCTCTCTAGTTCTTCATTTCAAGTTGTTGTGCAATCATTTTCACTCCCAGGCCCTCGTGCGTGGACAGAGTTTGACATCTTTCAGGAAGAGAAAATTGTTACTGGAGGAAACGTTTCTGGTCTGACGAAGGTATTTTTTCAAAGAAGTATTCTTTCAATCAATGAATAGGGTCAAAATGAGCACCTGTTGACTTTTTCCTATTTGCAGGAATGTTCCGGTTCCAAAAGAAAGCGAGCGCCTCCACAATTAGGTGGTGAAGTCCTCCCAATTCTTCAGTCTTTAATGGGATGATCGGGTGGGCTCGCTCGAGGCACATGAGAAAGTCAGGCAGTTACACTCTTACTGCAGCCAATAGGAAATGAAGAGCAGAAGTGTTTGATCGACGTATAGATTGTTTCATTTGTGAATGATAAAAGAAGCGTGACTAATGTACTTTGAATAATTTCCAAACTCCAGGCAGTCCCATCTGTGCTCGGGAGCTCGAGGTGGAGCCGGAGGAGATGCAGGATCCGGTGAGGCCAGGGCCCTCCAGACCCGGTTCGCTGAATCTTGACTTGGGGAGGGTGCTGACTGAAGCCATGCTACAAAATCAGCAGGACACAAAAGAGCAATTGAAAATCATTGCGAACACTCTACAGCATATCAATGAGTCACTGGCACTGATTGCTGCTGCGTGTGCAACCAAAATGTGCAATAAACAAAATGTTGAATGACGACTTTATTTTCCCCGCACACACTTTTGACTTGAGgaggaagcccccccccccccccccccccctgtaatGGCAGCGGTAGCAGCTCGACGTCTTCCCTCGGGCGCCTGCAAAGGGACGCCTTGTCCGATTTCGTTCTCGGACCGTCAAACGGGTGGCCTTGAACTGGTCGTGGAAGACGCTCGGCCTCTCGACTGAGCGAGCGGACCGCTTCGGTTCAAGCGACGAGGCTTTAGCCAGCGCAGACTGGCCTGGATTGGTGTGGGGAAAACCCAACCTTTTTATGCTCCGAGTCGGAGGCACAGCTGAAATCCGCACACGGTGTCATTCTTTTCTAATGCAGGATATGAATACTGAAAGAAAGAGCAgagttctttttattttgacaaattgtTTTGGAAACTACCTTGTCTAAAGGAATGGATTGGATAACTGCAAGACAGAACAGTGTAGACTGCGAAAACGAGAACCTCAAATGTTGTCAAGTCGATGCGACGTTTGGGTGAGTGCAAAGGTGGAGAAGTGATTTGCTGACGGGTCCTCCCTTCTTAGTGGGAGGGACGATGACTAGCAAAGCTTTTGAGGAAAGTGATCTTAATGGGCATTATATTGCGAGTTGCTGTGGAAAGATTGAGACTGCAGGAATATGGTAGTCATTTCTTGACTCGTCATTGGTAGAACGAAGAGGGGAAGCGGGCGGCGTTCCAATATGCTTTGCGTTAGTGGGTATTGAATCCAAAAGCAAAGAGCTGACATGAGTGAATAAAGCCATCGTTTCATTTCTTTCCAGGGTTTGCTCTCCGAGCCTTTGTTGACAAGGGGTAGAGACGGCTGGATACCGCTCGCTGGGAATTTCCGCCTATTTTTAATAGTcccacaaattgaaaatatctgagtgcaaatacttactttctacGTACCCCAACATTGTCTAGAAAGCAGCCCGTTGTTTGG contains:
- the sycp2l gene encoding synaptonemal complex protein 2-like isoform X4 codes for the protein MRSKLKQSKGRSKVKFDWTCGTVRQMEMEMEACLSSGDSTRLAELLREEGVTGSTLVRLGLVVRKQLRLAEFGRVDVIFKSLESLMGDKNHAKTLLGLGITHKLHPVPGDRKLLRLSAGEEHDGKVCFHGNTVAPVFQLLSGSRLPAVELSVVLLELLHTFLEAELHFNTRLEAVRTFNSILDSLGKDQRRRIQSESRLLQMMSEVVATIQTVGDYEMQVSLSEALCRLTPRKERVQRANQWFCCDLGNAFCDIKDADFEVDCRHFLNFLNDCHGDQRKVWSVPCVRAFLETTELFRPKDEKLDEFWVDFNFGSQCVSFFIDLPQGFLWGSVHLLKEEVDRYQLEVQQDERSGAQAVLSVQLKIPIVHLSSKGHRVKLLFRPELLGELEAAAARVFTGDNKGAGDEVQASPSTTRPLGTVYRKKPHSQLKVLPLSSPSSDDANASVTTTSRSRAEILFDQVVHSTPVNASGPRAWTEFDIFQEEKIVTGGNVSGLTKECSGSKRKRAPPQLGSPICARELEVEPEEMQDPVRPGPSRPGSLNLDLGRVLTEAMLQNQQDTKEQLKIIANTLQHINESLALIAAACATKMCNKQNVE
- the sycp2l gene encoding synaptonemal complex protein 2-like isoform X1, with the protein product MRSKLKQSKGRSKVKFDWTCGTVRQMEMEMEACLSSGDSTRLAELLREEGVTGSTLVRLGLVVRKQLRLAEFGRVDVIFKSLESLMGDKNHAKTLLGLGITHKLHPVPGDRKLLRLSAGEEHDGKVCFHGNTVAPVFQLLSGSRLPAVELSVVLLELLHTFLEAELHFNTRLEAVRTFNSILDSLGKDQRRRIQSESRLLQMMSEVVATIQTVGDYEMQVSLSEALCRLTPRKERVQRANQWFCCDLGNAFCDIKDADFEVDCRHFLNFLNDCHGDQRKVWSVPCVRAFLETTELFRPKDEKLDEFWVDFNFGSQCVSFFIDLPQGFLWGSVHLLKEEVDRYQLEVQQDERSGAQAVLSVQLKIPIVHLSSKGHRVKLLFRPELLGELEAAAARVFTGEGDNKGAGDEVQASPSTTRPLGTVYRKKPHSQLKVLPLSSPSSDDANASVTTTSRSRAEILFDQVVHSTPVNASGPRAWTEFDIFQEEKIVTGGNVSGLTKECSGSKRKRAPPQLGSPICARELEVEPEEMQDPVRPGPSRPGSLNLDLGRVLTEAMLQNQQDTKEQLKIIANTLQHINESLALIAAACATKMCNKQNVE
- the sycp2l gene encoding synaptonemal complex protein 2-like isoform X2; this translates as MRSKLKQSKGRSKVKFDWTCGTVRQMEMEMEACLSSGDSTRLAELLREEGVTGSTLVRLGLVVRKQLRLAEFGRVDVIFKSLESLMGDKNHAKTLLGLGITHKVLSWFQTLRDLLTCGSTRSSTQFLVTESFFDFLLLLSGSRLPAVELSVVLLELLHTFLEAELHFNTRLEAVRTFNSILDSLGKDQRRRIQSESRLLQMMSEVVATIQTVGDYEMQVSLSEALCRLTPRKERVQRANQWFCCDLGNAFCDIKDADFEVDCRHFLNFLNDCHGDQRKVWSVPCVRAFLETTELFRPKDEKLDEFWVDFNFGSQCVSFFIDLPQGFLWGSVHLLKEEVDRYQLEVQQDERSGAQAVLSVQLKIPIVHLSSKGHRVKLLFRPELLGELEAAAARVFTGEGDNKGAGDEVQASPSTTRPLGTVYRKKPHSQLKVLPLSSPSSDDANASVTTTSRSRAEILFDQVVHSTPVNASGPRAWTEFDIFQEEKIVTGGNVSGLTKECSGSKRKRAPPQLGSPICARELEVEPEEMQDPVRPGPSRPGSLNLDLGRVLTEAMLQNQQDTKEQLKIIANTLQHINESLALIAAACATKMCNKQNVE
- the sycp2l gene encoding synaptonemal complex protein 2-like isoform X5, coding for MMEMEMEACLSSGDSTRLAELLREEGVTGSTLVRLGLVVRKQLRLAEFGRVDVIFKSLESLMGDKNHAKTLLGLGITHKLHPVPGDRKLLRLSAGEEHDGKVCFHGNTVAPVFQLLSGSRLPAVELSVVLLELLHTFLEAELHFNTRLEAVRTFNSILDSLGKDQRRRIQSESRLLQMMSEVVATIQTVGDYEMQVSLSEALCRLTPRKERVQRANQWFCCDLGNAFCDIKDADFEVDCRHFLNFLNDCHGDQRKVWSVPCVRAFLETTELFRPKDEKLDEFWVDFNFGSQCVSFFIDLPQGFLWGSVHLLKEEVDRYQLEVQQDERSGAQAVLSVQLKIPIVHLSSKGHRVKLLFRPELLGELEAAAARVFTGEGDNKGAGDEVQASPSTTRPLGTVYRKKPHSQLKVLPLSSPSSDDANASVTTTSRSRAEILFDQVVHSTPVNASGPRAWTEFDIFQEEKIVTGGNVSGLTKECSGSKRKRAPPQLGSPICARELEVEPEEMQDPVRPGPSRPGSLNLDLGRVLTEAMLQNQQDTKEQLKIIANTLQHINESLALIAAACATKMCNKQNVE
- the sycp2l gene encoding synaptonemal complex protein 2-like isoform X6, producing the protein MEMEMEACLSSGDSTRLAELLREEGVTGSTLVRLGLVVRKQLRLAEFGRVDVIFKSLESLMGDKNHAKTLLGLGITHKLHPVPGDRKLLRLSAGEEHDGKVCFHGNTVAPVFQLLSGSRLPAVELSVVLLELLHTFLEAELHFNTRLEAVRTFNSILDSLGKDQRRRIQSESRLLQMMSEVVATIQTVGDYEMQVSLSEALCRLTPRKERVQRANQWFCCDLGNAFCDIKDADFEVDCRHFLNFLNDCHGDQRKVWSVPCVRAFLETTELFRPKDEKLDEFWVDFNFGSQCVSFFIDLPQGFLWGSVHLLKEEVDRYQLEVQQDERSGAQAVLSVQLKIPIVHLSSKGHRVKLLFRPELLGELEAAAARVFTGEGDNKGAGDEVQASPSTTRPLGTVYRKKPHSQLKVLPLSSPSSDDANASVTTTSRSRAEILFDQVVHSTPVNASGPRAWTEFDIFQEEKIVTGGNVSGLTKECSGSKRKRAPPQLGSPICARELEVEPEEMQDPVRPGPSRPGSLNLDLGRVLTEAMLQNQQDTKEQLKIIANTLQHINESLALIAAACATKMCNKQNVE
- the sycp2l gene encoding synaptonemal complex protein 2-like isoform X9; translation: MRSKLKQSKGRSKVKFDWTCGTVRQMEMEMEACLSSGDSTRLAELLREEGVTGSTLVRLGLVVRKQLRLAEFGRVDVIFKSLESLMGDKNHAKTLLGLGITHKLLSGSRLPAVELSVVLLELLHTFLEAELHFNTRLEAVRTFNSILDSLGKDQRRRIQSESRLLQMMSEVVATIQTVGDYEMQVSLSEALCRLTPRKERVQRANQWFCCDLGNAFCDIKDADFEVDCRHFLNFLNDCHGDQRKVWSVPCVRAFLETTELFRPKDEKLDEFWVDFNFGSQCVSFFIDLPQGFLWGSVHLLKEEVDRYQLEVQQDERSGAQAVLSVQLKIPIVHLSSKGHRVKLLFRPELLGELEAAAARVFTGEGDNKGAGDEVQASPSTTRPLGTVYRKKPHSQLKVLPLSSPSSDDANASVTTTSRSRAEILFDQVVHSTPVNASGPRAWTEFDIFQEEKIVTGGNVSGLTKECSGSKRKRAPPQLGSPICARELEVEPEEMQDPVRPGPSRPGSLNLDLGRVLTEAMLQNQQDTKEQLKIIANTLQHINESLALIAAACATKMCNKQNVE
- the sycp2l gene encoding synaptonemal complex protein 2-like isoform X7, with the translated sequence MRSKLKQSKGRSKVKFDWTCGTVRQMEMEMEACLSSGDSTRLAELLREEGVTGSTLVRLGLVVRKQLRLAEFGRVDVIFKSLESLMGDKNHAKTLLGLGITHKLHPVPGDRKLLRLSAGEEHDGKVCFHGNTVAPVFQLLSGSRLPAVELSVVLLELLHTFLEAELHFNTRLEAVRTFNSILDSLGKDQRRRIQSESRLLQMMSEVVATIQTVGDYEMQVSLSEALCRLTPRKERVQRANQWFCCDLGNAFCDIKDADFEVDCRHFLNFLNDCHGDQRKVWSVPCVRAFLETTEGFLWGSVHLLKEEVDRYQLEVQQDERSGAQAVLSVQLKIPIVHLSSKGHRVKLLFRPELLGELEAAAARVFTGEGDNKGAGDEVQASPSTTRPLGTVYRKKPHSQLKVLPLSSPSSDDANASVTTTSRSRAEILFDQVVHSTPVNASGPRAWTEFDIFQEEKIVTGGNVSGLTKECSGSKRKRAPPQLGSPICARELEVEPEEMQDPVRPGPSRPGSLNLDLGRVLTEAMLQNQQDTKEQLKIIANTLQHINESLALIAAACATKMCNKQNVE
- the sycp2l gene encoding synaptonemal complex protein 2-like isoform X3, which translates into the protein MRSKLKQSKGRSKVKFDWTCGTVRQMEMEMEACLSSGDSTRLAELLREEGVTGSTLVRLGLVVRKQLRLAEFGRVDVIFKSLESLMGDKNHAKTLLGLGITHKLHPVPGDRKLLRLSAGEEHDGKVCFHGNTVAPVFQLLSGSRLPAVELSVVLLELLHTFLEAELHFNTRLEAVRTFNSILDSLGKDQRRRIQSESRLLQMMSEVVATIQTVGDYEMQVSLSEALCRLTPRKERVQRANQWFCCDLGNAFCDIKDADFEDCRHFLNFLNDCHGDQRKVWSVPCVRAFLETTELFRPKDEKLDEFWVDFNFGSQCVSFFIDLPQGFLWGSVHLLKEEVDRYQLEVQQDERSGAQAVLSVQLKIPIVHLSSKGHRVKLLFRPELLGELEAAAARVFTGEGDNKGAGDEVQASPSTTRPLGTVYRKKPHSQLKVLPLSSPSSDDANASVTTTSRSRAEILFDQVVHSTPVNASGPRAWTEFDIFQEEKIVTGGNVSGLTKECSGSKRKRAPPQLGSPICARELEVEPEEMQDPVRPGPSRPGSLNLDLGRVLTEAMLQNQQDTKEQLKIIANTLQHINESLALIAAACATKMCNKQNVE
- the sycp2l gene encoding synaptonemal complex protein 2-like isoform X8; its protein translation is MRSKLKQSKGRSKVKFDWTCGTVRQMEMEMEACLSSGDSTRLAELLREEGVTGSTLVRLGLVVRKQLRLAEFGRVDVIFKSLESLMGDKNHAKTLLGLGITHKLHPVPGDRKLLRLSAGEEHDGKVCFHGNTVAPVFQLLSGSRLPAVELSVVLLELLHTFLEAELHFNTRLEAVRTFNSILDSLGKDQRRRIQSESRLLQMMSEVVATIQTVGDYEMQVSLSEALCRLTPRKERVQRANQWFCCDLGNAFCDIKDADFEDCRHFLNFLNDCHGDQRKVWSVPCVRAFLETTEGFLWGSVHLLKEEVDRYQLEVQQDERSGAQAVLSVQLKIPIVHLSSKGHRVKLLFRPELLGELEAAAARVFTGEGDNKGAGDEVQASPSTTRPLGTVYRKKPHSQLKVLPLSSPSSDDANASVTTTSRSRAEILFDQVVHSTPVNASGPRAWTEFDIFQEEKIVTGGNVSGLTKECSGSKRKRAPPQLGSPICARELEVEPEEMQDPVRPGPSRPGSLNLDLGRVLTEAMLQNQQDTKEQLKIIANTLQHINESLALIAAACATKMCNKQNVE